A genomic stretch from Capricornis sumatraensis isolate serow.1 chromosome 4, serow.2, whole genome shotgun sequence includes:
- the AMIGO2 gene encoding amphoterin-induced protein 2: MSLRLHALPTLPGVVRPGCKELLCLLVITVTVSRGASGVCPTACICATDIVSCTNKNLSRVPGNLFRLIKRLDLSYNRIGLLDSEWIPVSLVKLNTLIIRHNNITSISTDSFSTTPNLKCLDLSSNKLKTVKSAVFQELKVLEVLLLYNNHISYLDPSAFGGLSQLQKLYLSGNFLTQFPMDLYVGRFKLAELMFLDVSYNRISSLPMHHINLVPGKQLRGIFLHGNPFVCDCSLYSLLIFWYRRHFSSVMDFKNDYTCRLWSDTRHFHQVLLLQDSFLNCSDSIINSSFRALGFIHEAQVGERLMIHCDGKTGRANTDFMWVGPDNRVLEPDKEMENFHVFPNGSLVIESPRFEDAGVYSCVAMNRQRLLNETVDVTINVSNFTINKSHAHEAFNTAFTTLAACVASIVLVLLYLYLTPCPCKCKPKRRKNMLNQSNVHASILTPGPDSDAPTDERKAGAGKRVVFLEPLKDTAAGQNGKVRLFPSETVIAEGILKSTRVKSDSDSVNSVFSDTPFVAST, encoded by the coding sequence ATGTCTTTACGTTTACACGCATTGCCCACCCTGCCTGGAGTTGTCAGACCGGGCTGCAAGGAACTGCTGTGTTTGTTGGTTATCACGGTGACTGTGAGCCGTGGCGCCTCCGGGGTGTGCCCCACCGCTTGCATCTGTGCCACTGACATCGTCAGCTGCACCAACAAAAATCTGTCCAGGGTGCCTGGGAACCTTTTCAGGCTGATCAAGAGACTGGATCTGAGTTACAACAGAATTGGGCTTCTGGATTCTGAGTGGATTCCAGTATCCTTGGTAAAGCTGAACACCCTCATTATTCGGCACAACAACATCACAAGCATTTCCACGGACAGTTTTTCCACCACTCCAAATCTAAAGTGTCTTGACTTGTCATCCAATAAGCTGAAGACCGTGAAAAGTGCAGTGTTCCAAGAGCTGAAGGTTCTGGAAGTGCTCCTGCTTTACAACAATCACATTTCCTATCTGGATCCTTCAGCGTTTGGAGGGCTCTCCCAACTGCAAAAACTATACTTAAGTGGAAACTTTCTCACGCAGTTTCCCATGGATTTGTATGTTGGAAGGTTCAAGCTGGCAGAACTGATGTTTCTAGATGTTTCTTATAACCGGATCTCCTCTCTGCCAATGCATCATATAAATTTAGTGCCAGGAAAGCAACTGAGAGGTATCTTTCTTCATGGAAACCCCTTTGTCTGTGACTGTTCTCTATACTCCTTGCTGATCTTTTGGTACCGTAGGCACTTCAGCTCAGTGATGGATTTTAAGAATGATTATACCTGTCGCCTATGGTCTGACACTAGGCACTTCCATCAGGTGCTTCTGCTCCAGGATAGCTTCCTGAACTGCTCTGACAGTATCATCAATAGTTCCTTCCGTGCCCTTGGCTTTATTCATGAGGCTCAGGTTGGGGAAAGGCTGATGATCCACTGTGACGGCAAGACTGGTAGGGCAAATACCGATTTCATGTGGGTCGGTCCAGATAACAGAGTGCTGGAGCCGGATAAAGAGATGGAAAACTTTCATGTGTTTCCCAATGGAAGCCTGGTTATAGAAAGTCCTCGTTTTGAGGATGCTGGAGTGTATTCCTGTGTTGCAATGAATCGGCAACGTCTGTTAAATGAAACTGTGGATGTTACAATAAACGTGAGCAATTTCACCATTAACAAATCCCATGCGCACGAGGCATTTAACACAGCTTTTACCACTCTTGCAGCCTGCGTGGCCAGCATTGTTTTGGTACTTCTGTACCTCTATCTGACACCGTGTCCCTGCAAGTGTAAACCCAAGAGACGAAAAAATATGCTAAACCAAAGCAATGTCCATGCATCTATTCTCACTCCTGGCCCTGATAGTGATGCCCCCACTGATGAACGGAAGGCAGGGGCCGGAAAAAGAGTAGTGTTTTTGGAACCCCTGAAGGATACTGCAGCAGGGCAGAATGGGAAAGTCAGACTCTTTCCCAGTGAAACAGTCATAGCTGAGGGCATCTTAAAGTCCACGAGGGTGAAATCCGACTCAGATTCAGTCAATTCAGTGTTTTCAGACACACCCTTTGTGGCGTCCACTTAG